GTTGTTACAATAGAAAAAGATAAAAGAGATTTTTTTAATGTAGAAATTATAATGAATATTCCAAATAAAGGTACAGCAGTTGTTCACTATAGAGATAAAGATATGTATGCTGCACTTGACAAGGCAAAAGATAAATTGGAAAAACTTCTAAGAAGATATCATGATAAAATTAAAGATTATCATAAAAATGACAGAATTGAAGAATTAATCGTGGAAGAGGCTAATGACGAAATAGTTGAGATGCCGCTTGATGTTGAAAAACCTTTGACAATAGATGAAGCTGTTGAAGAATTTAAAAAATCAGGTCTTTATTTTATGGTCTTTAAAGACACAAACGGAGAAAAAAGAGTAATTTACAGAAGAAAAGACGGAAGGCTTGGATTATATTAATATCTTTGGTAAAATTCCAGCTTAAAAAAGGAGCATAAATGAAAAGAACATATCAACCAAGTAAAATTAAAAGAAAAAGAACTCACGGATTTAGGGCAAGACTTAAAACTAAAAACGGAAGAAAAGTATTGGCTAGAAGAAGAGCTAAAGGTAGAAAAAGATTAGCGGTTTAAGTTCTAAAGAAATAAATTATATTTTAAAAAAGGGGAAAAAAATATATTCAAAATTTTTTGTTATCTATTTTTCCCCTTCAAATGAACTTAAAGTATCTCCGATTGTTTCTAAAAAAATTTCAAAAAAAGCGGTAGTTAGAAATAAAATAAAAAGAAGAATAAGAAATTTATTTAAAGAAAAAATCGGATATTTTGCAGTAATTGCAAAAAATGATATATCACAAATAAATTATAAAGAGCTTATAAATGATGTCGAACAAGCTATTAATAAAATTAATTAACTACTATCAGTTGTTTATAAGTCCTATGCTTGGGAATAATTGCAGATATTATCCAAGTTGTTCTGAATATACAAAAATTCAGTTTGAATTAAATAATCCCCTTATAGCTTTAATTAAATCTTTCAAAAGAATATTAACCTGTAATCAGCTTTTTAAAGGTGGAATAGATTATCCCGTTGTGGAAAAGAAACTTCAAAATGTTGAATATAAAAAAATTCAAGTTAAATATTGGCTGATACCAATTAAAAATCAAAAAAATAAATATATAGTTATAAAGGAAAATCAATGAATAATGTAAATATGAAAAATATTTTAATAGCAACATTAATATCTTTTATTTTTTTTGCAGTATATGATTATTTTGTAATACAGCCCCAGATGGCGGCTAGTGAAAATAATGCCACTGTAAAACAAAATACAGTAAAAGAATCTGTAAATAAAACAAAAATAAATAATCCTATTAAAAACAAAACAAAAATTATTGTAGAAGTTGTAGCGAAAAATTATGAAGTTAAAATAGATTCTCTCGGCAGAATTTCTTCATTCAAACTGGATGAAAAAAAATTCAATAAAGATGGCAAAAAATTGGAATTAACTTCCGTGTTAAAACCACTGGAGCTTAGATTTAGCAATGAAAAAGTAAATGAAGAAGCTTTTAAAGTTTCTTATACTTCGGATAAAAATCTTGTTAAAGTTAATGACAAAGCGACTATTACTTTGACTCAAAAACTTCCTGAAATTACTATTCAAAAAATTATCACTTTTTATAAAGACGGACATTATGATTTAAAAGTTAAATTATCCAAAAATATGGATTATTTTATAACACCGGGAAGCAGACCCTCAGCCGCTATAGACAAATTGACCATTCACGGTGTATTGATTAAAAAAAACGATGGAAAACTTAAAATCATTGATGACGGTGATGCAGAGGAGGAAACAGTTAATAATGCGACTGTTATAGCCGGGTTTGACAGATATTACACGACTCTTTTCTTTTCAAAAGAACCTTTAAAAACAATTGTATATCCTGACAGTGAAAAAAATGCTGAGGTTTTTATAAACACTGATAAAAACCTTAATTTAACAGGATATATAGGGCCTAAATATGTGGATACACTAGCCAGTATCAATAAAGAGTTAATTGATGTGGTTCAGTATGGTGTAGGTACTTTTTTTGCAAGAAATCTGTTTATTTTGCTTGACTTTTTATATAAAGCCGTAGGAAACTGGGGTATTGCGATTATTCTTTTGGTTATTATTGTAAGAATCATACTTTTCCCTCTTACATTTAAGGGAATGGTAAGCATGTATAAACTTAAAGAACTTGCTCCTAAAATGAAAGAATTGCAATTAAAATATAAAAAAGACCCTCAAAAACTTCAAATGCATATGATGAAGCTTTATAAAGAACACGGTGCCAATCCCCTTGGCGGATGCTTGCCTTTGGTCTTACAAATTCCTATTTTTTATGGAATTTACAAATTGCTTTTATATTCAATTGAATTAAAAGGGGCCTCATTTTTATGGATTTATGATTTAAGTTCGATGGATCCATATTTTATTTTACCTGTGTTGATGGGTATTACAATGTTTTTACAACAAAAAATTACACCAACAAATTTTCAAGACCCAATGCAGGAGAAAATCTTTAAATTTTTACCTTTAATATTTACATTTATGATGGCAACATTCCCAGCAGGTTTGGTATTATATTGGACAACAAACAATATTCTTTCAATATTACAGCAATATATAATAAATAAATTAATGGAGAAAAAAAGTGCGCATAGAATCTAAAACACTTGAAGAAGCTTACGTAAAAGCCAGTGAAATTTTTAATACCTCTGTAACAGAACTTAATATAAAAATAATCCAATATCCTAGCAAAGGCCTTTTTGGACTTTTTGCCAAACCTGCTATTATTGAAGTTGAAGAACCTGTCAGGGAAATTGAGGATATTATTCCCGAAGTTAAAGAAGGGCTTGTTAATTTATTTAAAAATTCATGTTTTAATATTGATAGTGTTGAAGTAGATAAAATAGATGAAGAAACTCTTGGAATCAAACTTGACGGACCTGATGCGGCTCTCTTGATAGGAAAAGAAGGTTACAGATACAATGCTTTAAATTATATGATTTATAGTTGGATACATCAAAAATACGGATTTAAAACAAAACTTGAAATTGCAGAGTTTCTAAAAAATCAGGAAGAAATGTTAAGAAATTTTTTAGCCCCGTTTATTGAAAAGGTTAGGGTTAAAGGGTATGGAAAAACAAAACCTTTTGACGGAATTCTTGCCTATTTGGCGCTTGAAATTTTAAGAGAGGCTTTTCCAGATAAGTATGTGGCTTTAAAAGAAAAAAATAATGAGAAATATGTAGTAATTGGTGAAAGACATGGAAACGATAGCAGCAATAGCAACGCCTAACGGTGTAGGGGCTATTTCTATTGTTAGAATATCCGGAGACAATGCTTTATCCATTGCAAAAAAATTGACAAAAAAAGATTTAAAACCGCGAATTGCTACTTTATCAAAAGTTTATGCTTTAAATGAAGAATTAATTGACATTGCGTTAGTTATTTATTTTAAAGCCCCTAAATCTTTTACGGGCGAAGATGTGGTCGAATTTCAGTGTCATGGCGGTTATATTGTAAGCAGGCTTATTTTGGAAGAAGTCTTAAAATGTGGGGCCAGGCTTGCAAATCCGGGAGAGTTCAGTAAAAGGGCATTTTTAAACGGAAAAATAGATGCAACTCAGGCCGAGGCTATTGCAAAACTGATTGAGACAAGAAGTGTAGAAGGGGCTAAACTTCTCTCCCGCCAGCTTGAAGGTGAACTTAAAAAATTTGTTGAGGATATAAGGGATAAGCTGATAGAGATTATGGCATATTCCGAGGTTTTTATTGATTATGCGGAGGAAGATTTGCCGGAGACTCTCGGGGATGATATAAAAGAGAGACTTAAAAAAGTAAAAGATGTATTAAAAAACACTCTTGAAGCAAGCGAAAGAAGGCAGGGGGCGATAAACGGATATAAGGTAGCAATTGTAGGTAAGCCGAATGTCGGTAAAAGTTCTATTTTAAATGCGCTTTTAAATAAAAACAGGGCAATTGTAAGCAATATCGCAGGGACTACAAGGGACACCATTGAAGAGGATATACAAATAGGCACCCATTTAATAAGAATTGTGGATACGGCGGGTATCAGGGAAGCAAAGGATGAAATTGAAAAAATAGGGGTTGAAAGAAGTAAAAAAGCAATCGATGAAAGTGATATTATTTTAGGTGTGTTTAGTGCTGACAATTTTGATGAAGAAGACAGACAGATTCTGGATTTGATAAAAAATTCGAATAAACAAGCACTAATTATAATTAATAAAATTGATTTGGGAATAAAAATTGATTTAGACATATTTAAAGGTTTTAAAATAATAAAAATTTCAGCTAAAAAAGATATTAATGAATTGGTTAAAGCAATTAAGGAATTGTTAGACGCCAATGCCAGCGAAAATGAACATATCCTAACTTCGATAAGACAGATAGAAATGATAAAAAAAGCCCTAAATTCAATAAACGAAGCCGAGGAATTTTTAGCCACAGGCGAACTTGAACTATTCAGTTATCATATTCAGGATGCCATAAAAGCAATAAGTGAAATTACAAGACCTTTTGAATATGATGAAATGCTAGATAAAATGTTTGGAAGTTTTTGTGTAGGAAAATAAATTAAAGGAGAAGAAATGACAATTACTGAACTTAAAAAAATGATGATAAAAGCGAAAAAAGAGGATAAAACAAAAGCAAACGCTTTAATGATGCTTGTAGATACCGCCCAAAAACTTGCAAAAGAAAAAAATGAAGAAGTAACTGAAAAACATATAATAGAAGCCGCTAAAAAGCTTGCCAAAATGGCAAAAGAAAGTATTGAAGCAGGAATGGAAGAGGCTAAAAAAGAGCTTGCAATATATGAAGAGTTTTTGCCAAAAATGTTAAATGAAGAAGAAACAAAAAAAGTAATTGAAGAGATTATTAATGAAATAGGCGGAAAAAATATAGGTGAAATTATGAAAAGATTGAAACAAAGAGGTGATGTAGATTTAGGCTTGGCGAATAAAATTATTAAATCTATTTAACATGAATAATTTTATTTACATCTTTTTCTAATTGTTCATGCTGAGATTTTAATTTTAAAATAGTCTGACACTGGTATAAAGTAAGATTGGAATTTGTTTATGGCACTTTCCGGTCCGTAAACTAAAACTTTATCTTTTTTAATTCTTCTATTTTACTAGGGTGATACCGTTTACCGCTTCTAAATAAGTATAAAATTCTTAATTCTTTAACGTTTCTTTTTTTAATTTTTTTTCGAAAAATTGATATTTCTTATTAGGAAATTGTATAAGTGTTCCACTTGTAAAGTTTTAAAATTTCTTTTTTTTAATTTCTGATGTGTTTAACTGGAGTAAATCTTGGTAGCAAACAATGTGTTTTTTAATATTTTAATCTGATAAAACAGGGAATAATTTTTATTTATTAATTATGCTTCATACATATTTATTTTACATTTGAAAGAGAGCATATTAATTTATAGGTAATGGAAAAAAACACCGCTAAAATGGTTCATCCTCCCGCCGTTTTAATAATCATTACTTTTGCGCATGCGCGAGGTTCTTGCGACTACCCAAAAACTGACGCCATTGCACTAACACTAAATATTGCATTTCTAGTATGAAAAATTATGGTTAAAGATGTCCTGAGGATTGCACCTATAAACAGTGTTGGTGAAACACACTCCTGAGCCGCCGAAATATGTGGTTAAGGAAAAAACAAATAACTTTCCAACAAGCAACACTATCAAAATTTTTTATGTAAAATTCCCACAGTATTAAATATTTTTTTAACATTAAATTTAATATTCTTACTATTATTTTAACAAATTTAATATCAGAGAATTACTAATGTGTGAAATTTCAAGTAAAGATTTATTTTTTTCTTTGCATAAAGAATTTATTTCTTTTATTATTTTTTCGTATTCTTCTTTTTTTATTTTTAAAAATTTATTTATTGAATTATTGATGTTATGTTCATCAAAACCGTTTTTTAAAATTTCTTCATTAAATGTAATTACAAAATATTCTATCATTGATTCAACTTCTTCTTTTAAATTTTTTTCAATCCTGTTTTTTGGTTTTATTTCTTTTATGGAATGAAGCAGTTTATTTATTTTGAATTTTTTTAATGTGTTTTCAAATAATTTTACAATATTTTCTAATTTAAACTCATATTTGTGTTCAAAATAGATTATTGCGGGAATAAATTTAAATATTTCTTTCCATTCAAGAAAAATTTCAATATTTTTTTTATTTTTAAAATTTTTATATTTTTTTGAAAAAATATTTTGTAATTTTTCTTTATATGTAATAAACATTACGGGGTTTAAATTGTTTTCGAGCTCTTTTTTAAGCCAGTTAGAGGCAAATTTTATTACTTCTTCTAATTCTAATAAAATTTCATACTGTTTTTCATAATTTATTTTATTATCAAGTGAATATATTTCATTTCTTATTTTATCAGCATTAATTAAATCATTTAAAATAATATAGGCGGTAATTTTGTAATTGAATTCTTTTTCATTGTAATTACTTATAAATGATATGCCATGATTATTTAAAATATCATTGGTTATCTGGGTGGCGATTATTTCATTTTTTAAGAGATGGTTATTAATTTCTTCACTGTAAGAATTATAAAATTTAATGGGAAAATAATTTTTCAAAAATAGTGATGAATATTTACATTTTTTTAAATTTTTTAAAATGTATTCTTTTAAAAAAATTTTTGAATATAAAAGAAGCAGAGCAAGTAACGGTTTTATAGGTTTGTTTTTGTAAAAAAGAATTTCAATTTCAGAATTTTTAGGTATTGAAAAATTTTCCCTTTTAAATATTTCGAGATTTTTTTCTAAAATTTCAATTATATTTATTAATTTTTCCTTATAAACTTTTCGTTCGTCCAGACTTATTCTTAAAGGTTGTAAATAGTTATTTTTCAAAACTTTTTCTATTACTTCGTTTGTCAAATTTTTTAAAATGTCGTTTTTTTCTTTTTCTGTTAATAAATTTTTATCTATCAGTGTATTAAGGGTGATTTTTAAATTTACTTCATAATCACTTATATTAACCCCTGCAGAATTGTCAATACTGTCAAGATGAATTTTACCTCCATTTAAAGCATATTCATATCTGGCTTTTTGGGTTAAAGATAAATTTGCACCTTCACATATAACTTTGGCTTTAATTTCGCTGGCATTGACTCTTATATTTTCATTTTGTTTATCGCTTATATAGAGATTATTTTCTTCACTGGATTTAACATAAGTGCCGATTCCTCCAAAATAAAGCATATCTACTGGTGTTTTTAAAAGATATTTAATTAATTCTTCTCCCGAGAGATAATCACTCTCTATGTTAAAAACTTTTTTTATTTCAGGTGAGATTATTATTTTTTTCTCATCTCTTTTGAAAACTCCCCCGCCTTTTGAAATTAAATTTTTATTATAATCACTCCATCCTTTTTCCTCTGCGAACAATCTTTTTCTTTCTTTGTATGCAATTTCTGGATTAGGGTTTGGGTCTATAAATATTTCATTGTGCGAAATTGCAGCGAGTAATAAAAATTTTTTATTAAGCAGCATACCGTTTCCAAAAACATCACCTCTCATACTGCCAACGCCAATTACACTTATTTTATCAGTAAAAATATTATTATTTAATTCAATAAAATGCCTGTTTGCAGCAGTCAAGGCACCTTTTGCCGTAATTCCGAGTTTTTTATGTGAATAACCGTTTTCCCCGCCGCTTGCAAAAGCATCTTTTAAATTAAAGCCTCTTTTTATTGCAAGTTTATTAGCAATATCACTCATATTTGCGGTGCCCCTGTCAGCTGCTACTACAAAATATTTGTCTTTTTCATCATATTTAATTAAATTTTTTGTATCAGGTGTGTCCACCAAATCTAGAAGGGCGTCTATGAAAAGGGAATAAATTTTTTTAAATTCTTCTTTTGTCGGAATTGAAAAAATGTAAAATCCTCCCTTTGCCCCTCCTGGAACAATTATTGCATTTTTCGCAATTTGAGCTGTCATTAAATCTTTTATTTCTTCCCTGAAATCAATCCGAGTCGAATATCTAATACCTCCTCTGCTGATTTTAGACATGCGCAGATGAATGCCGTTAAATTTTTCATGATAAACAAAACTTTCAATATTCGGTTGAATTGAAAAAAGAAAAGGTTTTAATTTAGAAGTGTCAATTTTAAAAGAAATTGATTCTTTATTAAAAAAATAATTAGTCCTAAGAGTGTATTTTATAATTAAATAAAAAAAATTAATTATTTTAAATTCGTTTAACAGTTGAATTTTATTAATTTTTTGTTCAATTTCAGATTCGTTTTTGGAATAATCTGCTTTTTTAGAAAATTTTTCCAAAAAATAATTAATAATTAAATTTACTATATCGTTATGTTTTATAAATGTTTTAATAATATCGTTTTCATTAAATTCAAATAAAATCTGTTTTTGATATTTTACAAATGCTCTGAGAAGTGATATTTTTCTTAAATCAAAACCGAGCCATGCAAAAAAATATAATTTACAGTTGTAAGTTATTTCATTATTAATTGCTTTATTTATAATTTGAAAAAAAATTTTTTTATTTTTTTCAAATTTTTCAATGTTATTTATATCTAATTTTAAAATTAAGCTTTTTTTATTTTTGTTTATATCTAAAATTTGAATATTGAAATTGTCCAGAAGTTTTGAAAGAGTAGTTACAGAAGCGTTAAAATTTTTATTTATTTTTAATTCATATGTATTTTTATTAAATTTAATCACACATTTTTTCTTTCAAGAAAAAAAAGAATTATTTAGAATATAAAACTCTTCTTCTTTTTCTTTTCATTTTGAATTTTCCTCTTGCCATCGCACCTCCTTTATAGAAAGTGTTTTAGCGATTATAACAAAAAATTATTAATTTTTTTATAAAAACACTGCACTCATATATCCTACCACCTGACTTTCATCTCCGCTTACATCCGCACTTGTTCTGTAATCAACTATAAAAGGTGTTAAATTTTCTTCTTTTGCCGCCATTATCATACCGGCTATTCCTATTTTACCGCATGCTTCACATTGTTCAAGTTCTTCTAAATCCAAATTATGCACTGCTTCAAGACAGTGAGAATCAAGAGAATTGGCTGTTTTAATATCATAATAATGGCTTAAATCGCTTGAAATTACAATCAGTGAATTATCTTCTATTGCATATTCGATAATATTTTTGAGTTTTGCAGGAGAATAATCTCCATATATAAGTTCAACTACCGGAATCTGTCCGAAATAATGGTAAATAAAAGGCATTTGAACTTCGGTGGAATGCTCCACATGGACATATTCAAGATTTTGAACATTGAATTTTTCCATAAGTTCAAGTGAAAAATTTCTGTCAATCGGCAAGTTGCCACACGGTGTTTCATATTCATTTTCCAATGTTACACTGATACCCTGAATCGGAAATCTGTGTGAAGGACCTATTACTACAACTCTTTTTGGTTTGGTATTACCTGCAATTCTGTATGCAAAATTGGCTGTAAATCCACTATATACCCATCCTGCGTGAGGGACAATAATTGCTTTTGGTTTTAATGAAAAAATTTCTTTTGCTTTAACTGCGTCTACATTTTCATCAATTATTTTATTAAAGTTGGCAATATATCCTTCAACAGCTTCGCAGCTGCCGCCATACCATTCTTTTACTACCGCTTTTCTCATTTCCATACTCCTTCAATGATTTCTCCGCATTTTGGACAGTGTCCAATTCCGTTTTCATCGATTTTTAAAATATTTTTTTCTATTCTGTAAATGCTTCTTACAATTAATTCTTCCCCACATTTAGGACAATATGTAATAACAGGAATAGCTACGTTTCCAAGATATACATATTTAAGTCCCGCTTTTTTACCGATTTCATATGCTTTTACCATAGTCTCCATCGGTGTAGGAGGTTTGTCTTGGACTTTGTAATCCGGATGGAATCTAGTAATATGCCAAGGAATTTCAATTCCGACACTAGCAATAAATTCAGCAATTTGAGTTAGTTCTTCTTCACTATCATTGTCTCCCGGTACTATCAGAGTGGTGATTTCCTGCCAGATTCCAACATCTTTTAATCTTTTAATAGTATCAAGTACATATTCCAAGTCTCCTTTTAAGACTTTTTTATAATAATCTTTTTTAAAGCTTTTCAAATCTACATTGCAGGCATCAACCCAATTTTTCATATCTTCAATTTCATATACACTCTCAAATCCGTTTGTTACAAAAATATTTTTAAGCCCTTTTTCTTTTGCAAGTATTCCCACATCCCTTGCATACGGATAAAATACACTTGGTTCATTGTAAGTATATGCAATGGATTCGCATTTATACTGCAGGGCTAAATTTACCATCTCTTCTGGTGATACATAAACTTTATCATTTACTTTATTTGTATGGGCAATTTGCCAGTTTTGGCAAAAAGGGCATTTAAAATTGCACCCAACTGTCCCAAAACTTAAAACATCAGTTCCCGGTAAAAAATGAAACAGCGGTTTTTTTTCAACCGGGTCTACATTAATAGAAGATGGATGACCGTATACTAAATTTACAAGCTTTCCATCTTTATTCATATTAATACCGCAAACTCCAACCTGACCATTTTTTAATACACAGTGATGCCTGCAAAGAAGACATTTTATTTTTTCATTATCGATTGTTTCATAATATTTCATTTCCCCTCCTTAATATTAGGTTAATTTATTATAGCATAAAAAGGAGGAAAAGTAAAGAAAGTTTAGCTAATTTTACTCAACTATTTTATATTTAAGGGTTTTATACGGGCAGTTTTTACCTTTACTTGCAAAATTATTTAAATCTACTTCAAATTCTCCTTTTTGTAGATTTACATAGTCATTTATTTCAATATCAAAAAGTTTCGCAGGATTTGTGGAAATTAATTTTGTTACAGTTTCTTTTTTAAGAGGAAGGGAATATGCAAGAGGAAGAAAAATATCCAGTTTACTGATACCAAATTCAGCTTCTTCAATAGGGAGGTCCTTATTATTAGTTGCAATATGGTTAGATGAAATAAAATCAACTGTGCCTTCTTCACAGGCTTTTAGCAAAGTAACTCTATCTTCTTCGCTTCTGAGAGGCGGAAAGGTTTTATATAGAGTATTGAAATCTTTTAGCATTTCATCTGTAAAATATAAATTATCAATACAGACATCCACAAAAATATTTTCTTTTTTGTTTTTTAAAATTTCAATAGATTCTTTTGTTGAAATTCCTGAAAATACCACTTTTGCCCTGAAATGGTTTGAAAGTTCGTAAATTTTTGCAACTTCGGCACTTTCTGCATAGTTTGGAATACCGCTGACACCTAAAGAATATGCTATTTTGCTATCATTCATAACGGCGTTAGAGAGGACTTTATTATTGCAGTTTACAAATATCGGAATATTTAAAAATTCGGCATATTCAAAAACTCTTTTTATTAAATTCATATCTTCGTCAGAATTTATATAAATTGCACTTGCGCCTCTTTTTTTAAGGATTGAGATGTTGGAAAGTTTATTGTCATGAATTCCTTCAATTGCCACTAAAAGGTTTATGTGTGATTCTTGTGCCCTTTTTAAATTATAGGCTAAATGCAGTTTGTCATAAATCGGTTTATGTGAAGGAATCATTACAATTGTATCGACACCACCGTTTTTTGCTGCTTTTGAAAGTCTGGCAATGCTTTCGGAATTTTTAACGTTTATATCTATTGCTTTTGGCACTCTTTTCATTTTATACCTTTTTTAATTATAATTTTACTAAAAAAAGGTTTAAATTGAATTTAATGATATTAATATATTTTGTAGTAATTGCAACTGCTGTTATGTATTTGGCTTATAGGCTTAATTTTAAATGGTGGTGGATTTTTGGAGTTATTTCTTTATTAAATCCTATTATTGGCATTTTGGTATTGGCAATTTTAGATTATTTTAAAACTTATATAAGGAAAACATATGAAAAATAGATATATAGAAATTTTAAAACAGACTTATTATAACTTAAGCAAAAAAGATTTGAAAAATTTCGAAGATGTCATTGGAAAGGAAGGGCTTGGAACGTGCAAGCCAAGATTTCACCTTTTTGCGTTTATTTTCGGATGGTTTTATTTGCTTTACAGAAAAATGGTAACCGAAAGTTTCGGGGTTTTAATAACGGCTTTATTGGTAGGCTATATTTTAGCTTATGCAAAAATTCATCCTGTTTTGGTTTTAGGAATAATGGTTATAATAAATTCATTTTTGAGTGGTTTTTGTTATTATTTTTTATATTTAAATAAGCTTGACAGAGATATAGAAAATTGCGGTGGAGTTCATAATCCCGATATTGAATGTATTAAGAAAAAAGCAAAACCGAATATTTGGTATGTTATAGGTGCTGTTGTTTTCATTTTAATTCTTATTTGGCCTATTATTTTTTCTATGATTACCGGGCATGATATATCTAAATAAATGAAAAATGAAAAATGAAAAGTGAAAAACATATGATTAAATTGGTATAATTTCGTAAAAAAGGCTGATAATGAAAAAAGTTTTAATAGTGGGAAGCGGTGGAAGAGAATATGCTATAGGATATTTTTTAAAAGATGAGGCTGAGGTTTTTTATGCTCCGGGAAACGGGGCAACCGAGGATTTTGCCACAAATATTGATATCAAAGATTACAATGAATTGGCAAAATGGGCTAAAGAAAATAAAATTGATTTAACAATAGTAGGGCCTGA
This genomic stretch from Lebetimonas natsushimae harbors:
- the amrS gene encoding AmmeMemoRadiSam system radical SAM enzyme, with the translated sequence MKYYETIDNEKIKCLLCRHHCVLKNGQVGVCGINMNKDGKLVNLVYGHPSSINVDPVEKKPLFHFLPGTDVLSFGTVGCNFKCPFCQNWQIAHTNKVNDKVYVSPEEMVNLALQYKCESIAYTYNEPSVFYPYARDVGILAKEKGLKNIFVTNGFESVYEIEDMKNWVDACNVDLKSFKKDYYKKVLKGDLEYVLDTIKRLKDVGIWQEITTLIVPGDNDSEEELTQIAEFIASVGIEIPWHITRFHPDYKVQDKPPTPMETMVKAYEIGKKAGLKYVYLGNVAIPVITYCPKCGEELIVRSIYRIEKNILKIDENGIGHCPKCGEIIEGVWK
- the amrB gene encoding AmmeMemoRadiSam system protein B, which gives rise to MRKAVVKEWYGGSCEAVEGYIANFNKIIDENVDAVKAKEIFSLKPKAIIVPHAGWVYSGFTANFAYRIAGNTKPKRVVVIGPSHRFPIQGISVTLENEYETPCGNLPIDRNFSLELMEKFNVQNLEYVHVEHSTEVQMPFIYHYFGQIPVVELIYGDYSPAKLKNIIEYAIEDNSLIVISSDLSHYYDIKTANSLDSHCLEAVHNLDLEELEQCEACGKIGIAGMIMAAKEENLTPFIVDYRTSADVSGDESQVVGYMSAVFL
- a CDS encoding DUF2628 domain-containing protein, which encodes MKNRYIEILKQTYYNLSKKDLKNFEDVIGKEGLGTCKPRFHLFAFIFGWFYLLYRKMVTESFGVLITALLVGYILAYAKIHPVLVLGIMVIINSFLSGFCYYFLYLNKLDRDIENCGGVHNPDIECIKKKAKPNIWYVIGAVVFILILIWPIIFSMITGHDISK